A genomic segment from Wolbachia endosymbiont of Ctenocephalides felis wCfeF encodes:
- a CDS encoding Phosphocholine transferase AnkX: protein MFKTQYPISYLKKEGVNPKITELSDEMQYIEQAKEFSQLKRYRRSDVDSESENGFKRIDVPRDGSCLFWSVTMAYLIPVRNNDALFRQRYEVLFGNDGTVTQNLDRIRGLVQNLNTANYDDRFANLVRNVFRNRVVDYIRDRENEFRNFVEGNFENYLENMRNPNTWGGEPEIRAMSGILSATISVSGEVETQYGDGNIQIQLFHVGAPGNRNHYNFGLERGIVDNDVELAKGLKKVMGKVNPQDFELIQLLIEEAGKEVGISRQDEDFKSFETRFQSFIDQIPSYLHSVEKAGFFTHFFLGSFSTLLDTEIAKKLDTKEIYFSFDGAKTLKVAIIKNGEMKSQKDVIDKVKLFVISESGSHSYTQEFDQGELKEVLGKHYSFIEDHLDKIKVKSVEIIKDEGYQGEIIVDVKDKGVDTEHDSEVQFEKVRKGIWNNPEDDIAKLSDSDAQIVSGSLKEVLEKINNVHSEYIDSLIYASRAREAAHHGFMVGVFVNFHYRYNLRVYPEQFAGRGYADIILLARGPDRALDSIPIIIELKAGEGPNATPDRALQQAERYAQGFQPNVQRVLTTADNILCVGVNLDNPSPVSDVRVSNRKERIIPLFQDMLKSSDDWDTQEIYTNALKKRIKNNIERIYHTFPGTPEKGDNHYFSRFLLGQSLLLNRVEDLETGFKKHIFIYRDNILTEAHPDSSRPGRLAAQRSREALSTNLDASHAVVTMVLIPENTEKLVYVINIVEANRKDVLNGLNEELPLDRLNREIGNREIVELSLNFDTRYKSDFKRYLTIWAEKYNSLQEYNNGAERFQGTFKEVPYPNELKETFDQALDAQSSSIDEYNKLLEKIGEGIFPFKSLVNKEAHFQGILNGVFSYYSDLKLQESPETRALVLTEFQTGRGERIDMLVHGIKFVAQGGNAEEYTPIGLELKASRQGKGAQALLKEANNQINEEYKEGVTYKTLTDGDEIKFIGVVFDKGSNNKNKLILTSRTAKEGFIPVEVVHSSVHMLPTVGQCSKRKSSSPEYPPSKKPRRERSVSMACIDSFDEEKITKQEKGKLIKELFGIEAYDTKIITIDSPQVSIDSDKVSIKFKDNSGNDKELILDNAANIKNVENYILDKENLEIKLKVNSDKEYAIIEEIKDQSSEYYLKIDDYRIKLDSIFQDGKEVVFDKLHQLSTDKQLLENKKYIEDIDDVQTNQDYSSIVEEIRQNLLAKGVREDTFDRFKSHFDDLGEKVFADYISNVESSLQEKGIAFDRDKFDSAKIKGAKGGKFFSMMAIYDLLDSIGDTATLGRHDNNALKQVFGINGILDAMDDVRTSVSISPNSKVGKLISKIPQPVRQAFVKVISNPVVQSITFATIAYQLGYSINEIAQGNNHPLNYYWTASSGIKLASMSIRPISAGVSFTIKSVSATTKILRGLSVAGKVLGRMSVFTMVPDIVFSLHQSLYGRTMEAQAIAAQIPISNIDRTKIFFSNYEKAIYEDYIRKKSYLNTVKSNAINYLNSDPNIAAVVQYVTSIEEKYSEIIQTVEKKLACMGRGIGCQDQWVCGLEKRYESISFNKVNTTSNVKDDLSSLNISRPLDLEFYQLDDIGATRFKSTKKYEEFLAKQEKKKVYLISKEAKYLPHITQDEYNSGLRVVMAPSGHLIPQHQCSGIINEQRIFRPYVLDKVYMPCNTGKTYKNCQESFTLSGEPFIFTSPTRKEHSNTKKQTFPRGSVLYISGPKTLTAAANYPAVMHIPEGSNIRYVGSKNNETIFIINDYTSGTLEGGPGKENTLVMNVKANDVVADLGNGIISYGNSNNIRLVNTYNYVSNSDNRQNITTNCKTTLINVKNAEIWQNSFNCTDKDYEVRVVNKENVHHRGLKQTIFVVNENSDTARIVSGLGDTGKVKGNIDVIRVQVANITQWRINENIEESGYNLDLLTDDMQSVVSSTKIDDLNNLSIEVSCDGITESVAIQDKSLSDTVEDMRYQKLKNSGNGISGEVVQNSEKKLKAFIQAGILDQELPNTYQLAKDIANNNNFDIPVSQIEVVKNHMGTPSEKVIIAGMYSDQVVVDFSYNNSDVTSSYQKYRNNGGNYNYDDYMMLCNYYQDITVEGEKGQHQYIIKLPDTLNSKNSSSPVRLNLKIKNKAAPIPYSIIDFCKLSVTDVDSISIQEGERVYRNECYNKSISDLTEDSLEIKGVTILDSKGTEWFLSIGLVDYLKSPKHQRIVLQINNQIYKIDSINLKLKHVEMNPNFFRYYQPGEQGLQIYHNKPIDKNDVGLISFRDKSILDFDMVIADNSLVLLNRNNTLAKVEDWKTYQPAREMKFAFNDTMVSNVRCIGFTCNPESVIVSFNKKKVSLLKEQVFNATVQNDISKAEDLIKKIGNIDVKNKDKSTLLYVAIQAGRLDIVETLFDRKYFSVKDQNIHSLHLAVQEGKLNIAKFLVNKGADTDSKDSNGRTPLRIAAYNGDLDMVKFFLDKNSSIEVENDDPYKMIKVARSVKKKIISKPDTAPNVKRWAEFFVEKLRYSIKGVAKKELEKSMLNSYKALNIKLANKIYNFDKKLFDELTKEVVNDVYGKVDTKEILTCIGSHNDIGQRISGYVAVFNIMQRNNDLNNSGIFKLSYSIKEIMNSDNYANLDSEKRSDLEKLKGKLPESLRNAIFLSKVCIKNIYQGEYLYAANSYFNYDKNRTRVFTWIPNDELNNKFKWKIQRDGDNFNIVNVELNQYLYAANNYFNYDSNRRSVFTWVPGGWVTQGVWKIELSGDKCDIKNVEHNEYLYAADYGKYDQERRSVFSWIPGGKIIQGEWRIEDCELNTGTILNGRIRALPLSNVSVDSYFGEDINSIDENGWTQLHLAAWEGRVDVADSLIKKGANINAENVFGRKPIHVAAESNNTNIIEFFFSKGMSIDDVDRYGRTPLYCASWNGHLSVVQYLIEKGADINAQNKGGETSLDAATDRKHDDVVGYLKRAQLGQGLLIAAKYGDLNEVKGLINQEASLDAKYSNGETVMHFAAYGGNLDIVKYLVVDAKNSLEIKDNSDRVPLHYAAYNGKLDVVKYFIDEKKVDANIKDKDGCTPLYWASWSGHLDVAEYLVNKGADISAKGKDGKTPLDIARNKGHSNIVDYLDEELNKKGGKSVKRNRRHHHGDHNRHHNYLSQKPLAIDLSNQPKIAASSGARPSSWINNCISWAKKLAASTFSIIPALPSQYNIADKNNVKSDNKNIPQSTSSVGWNKFLNNQNIALASCVADALDNTPSRRYQGLMSKGVEVVPSSRVAVELALKKFNSFVEDKIRNLESKEQARIHVELKDAYPEIIASLERGVEFSGNVGLDNVLEKCKKCFCTNVLPKDKVSTCLSEIGVTKLGDNINR, encoded by the coding sequence ATGTTTAAGACACAATATCCAATAAGTTATCTAAAAAAAGAAGGCGTTAATCCAAAGATTACCGAATTATCGGATGAAATGCAATATATAGAGCAAGCTAAAGAATTTTCTCAACTTAAGCGTTATCGGAGGTCTGATGTTGATTCCGAGAGTGAAAATGGATTTAAAAGAATCGATGTTCCAAGAGATGGTAGTTGCTTATTTTGGTCTGTCACTATGGCTTACTTAATACCTGTCAGAAACAATGATGCTCTATTTCGACAAAGGTATGAAGTACTATTTGGAAATGATGGAACTGTAACCCAAAATTTAGATCGTATTAGAGGTTTAGTTCAGAATTTAAATACTGCCAATTATGATGATAGATTTGCAAACTTAGTAAGAAATGTATTTCGCAATCGAGTAGTTGATTATATACGTGATCGTGAAAATGAGTTCAGGAATTTTGTTGAAGGCAATTTTGAGAATTACTTAGAGAACATGAGGAACCCTAATACTTGGGGAGGTGAGCCTGAAATAAGAGCAATGAGTGGAATACTTAGCGCAACAATTAGTGTTTCTGGCGAGGTTGAAACTCAATATGGTGATGGAAACATTCAAATACAGTTATTTCATGTTGGTGCACCAGGTAACCGAAACCATTATAATTTTGGTCTTGAGAGAGGTATTGTTGATAATGATGTAGAGCTTGCGAAAGGTTTAAAAAAAGTCATGGGTAAAGTAAATCCACAAGACTTTGAGTTAATACAGTTATTAATAGAGGAAGCAGGTAAAGAAGTTGGTATAAGCCGGCAAGATGAGGATTTTAAATCTTTTGAAACGAGATTTCAATCATTTATAGATCAAATTCCATCCTATTTACACTCTGTAGAGAAGGCAGGATTTTTTACACACTTCTTCCTAGGGAGCTTTTCTACTTTGCTGGATACAGAGATAGCAAAAAAGTTAGATACCAAGGAGATTTATTTTAGCTTTGACGGTGCAAAGACTTTGAAGGTAGCTATTATAAAAAATGGTGAAATGAAGAGTCAAAAAGATGTGATCGATAAAGTAAAATTATTTGTTATCTCAGAAAGTGGTTCTCATTCTTATACTCAAGAGTTTGATCAAGGTGAATTGAAGGAAGTATTAGGCAAGCATTACTCTTTTATTGAAGATCATTTAGATAAAATTAAAGTTAAATCAGTAGAAATCATTAAAGATGAAGGTTATCAGGGAGAAATAATTGTTGACGTAAAAGATAAAGGAGTGGACACAGAACATGATTCTGAAGTTCAGTTTGAAAAAGTGAGAAAAGGAATATGGAACAACCCGGAAGATGATATAGCAAAGCTATCTGATTCTGATGCACAGATAGTTAGCGGGTCTTTAAAAGAAGTTCTTGAAAAAATTAATAACGTTCACTCTGAATATATAGACTCACTGATTTATGCTAGTAGAGCACGTGAAGCAGCACATCATGGATTTATGGTAGGCGTTTTCGTGAATTTCCACTATAGGTATAATCTTAGAGTTTATCCAGAGCAATTTGCAGGTAGGGGTTATGCAGATATTATCTTGCTGGCTCGTGGTCCTGATCGTGCATTAGACTCTATTCCCATTATTATTGAGTTAAAAGCAGGGGAAGGTCCTAATGCCACTCCAGATAGGGCTTTGCAACAAGCAGAGAGGTATGCACAAGGTTTCCAACCAAATGTTCAGCGAGTTTTAACTACTGCAGATAACATTTTGTGTGTTGGTGTCAATCTTGATAATCCATCTCCTGTTTCCGACGTTAGGGTATCGAATCGTAAGGAAAGAATAATCCCTCTTTTTCAAGATATGCTAAAATCCTCTGATGATTGGGATACGCAAGAAATTTATACAAACGCACTAAAAAAACGAATAAAAAATAATATAGAACGTATTTACCATACGTTTCCTGGTACACCGGAGAAGGGAGATAATCATTATTTTAGTAGGTTTTTACTAGGGCAATCACTATTGTTAAATAGAGTTGAAGATTTAGAAACTGGTTTTAAAAAACACATTTTTATCTATAGAGACAATATACTTACCGAAGCGCATCCTGATTCTAGTAGACCTGGACGTTTAGCGGCTCAAAGAAGCAGAGAAGCATTATCAACTAACCTTGATGCAAGCCACGCAGTTGTAACAATGGTGCTCATCCCAGAAAATACAGAGAAGTTAGTTTATGTGATAAATATTGTTGAAGCTAACAGAAAAGATGTTTTGAACGGGCTGAATGAAGAGCTCCCTCTTGATAGATTAAATAGAGAAATAGGGAATAGGGAAATAGTTGAATTAAGTCTTAACTTTGATACTAGATACAAGTCAGATTTTAAAAGATATCTTACTATTTGGGCTGAAAAATACAATTCTTTACAAGAGTACAACAACGGAGCTGAGAGATTTCAAGGTACTTTTAAAGAAGTTCCTTATCCTAACGAGTTAAAAGAAACATTTGATCAAGCATTAGATGCTCAGTCTTCATCAATAGACGAATATAATAAATTGTTAGAAAAAATTGGAGAAGGAATATTTCCTTTTAAGAGTCTCGTTAATAAAGAAGCTCATTTTCAGGGAATATTGAATGGAGTGTTTAGTTATTATAGTGACTTAAAATTACAGGAATCACCAGAAACTAGAGCATTAGTTTTGACTGAGTTTCAAACTGGTAGAGGAGAACGTATTGACATGCTAGTTCATGGTATTAAGTTTGTGGCTCAGGGTGGAAATGCTGAAGAGTACACTCCAATAGGGTTGGAACTTAAGGCGTCAAGGCAGGGTAAAGGAGCTCAAGCTTTATTGAAGGAAGCAAATAATCAAATAAATGAAGAGTATAAAGAAGGTGTTACCTACAAAACACTTACAGATGGTGATGAGATAAAGTTTATCGGTGTTGTTTTCGATAAAGGATCTAATAATAAAAATAAACTTATTTTAACAAGTAGGACAGCTAAGGAAGGATTTATTCCTGTTGAAGTAGTTCATAGTTCAGTTCATATGTTGCCTACTGTGGGGCAGTGTTCTAAAAGAAAATCTTCATCGCCGGAGTATCCACCAAGTAAAAAGCCAAGAAGAGAAAGAAGTGTAAGTATGGCCTGCATAGATTCATTTGATGAAGAAAAGATTACAAAGCAGGAAAAGGGGAAACTTATTAAAGAGTTGTTTGGTATTGAAGCTTATGACACAAAAATTATAACTATAGACTCTCCTCAGGTGAGTATTGATAGTGATAAGGTGAGTATAAAATTCAAAGACAATAGCGGTAATGATAAAGAATTAATATTAGACAATGCTGCAAATATTAAAAATGTAGAAAATTATATACTGGATAAGGAAAATCTTGAAATAAAGTTAAAAGTAAATAGCGATAAAGAATATGCTATAATAGAAGAAATTAAAGATCAAAGTAGCGAATATTATTTAAAAATTGATGATTATAGAATAAAGCTAGATAGTATATTTCAAGATGGAAAAGAAGTAGTCTTTGATAAATTACATCAACTATCAACTGATAAGCAGTTATTAGAGAATAAAAAATACATTGAAGATATAGATGATGTTCAAACCAATCAAGATTACTCTAGTATTGTAGAGGAAATTAGACAAAACTTATTAGCAAAAGGAGTTAGGGAAGATACTTTCGACAGGTTTAAAAGTCACTTTGATGATCTTGGTGAAAAAGTTTTTGCAGATTATATTAGTAATGTAGAAAGCAGCCTTCAAGAAAAAGGAATTGCATTTGATCGTGATAAATTTGATTCAGCGAAAATAAAAGGAGCAAAAGGTGGAAAGTTTTTTTCCATGATGGCTATATATGACTTGCTTGATAGTATAGGTGATACAGCAACACTTGGACGACATGATAATAATGCTTTAAAGCAAGTATTTGGTATCAATGGTATACTAGATGCTATGGATGATGTTAGAACCAGTGTAAGTATTTCTCCTAATAGTAAAGTAGGAAAATTGATTAGTAAAATACCGCAACCTGTACGTCAAGCTTTTGTTAAGGTTATCAGTAATCCTGTAGTTCAAAGTATTACATTTGCAACCATTGCTTATCAACTTGGATACAGTATAAACGAAATAGCTCAAGGTAATAATCATCCATTAAATTATTATTGGACAGCTAGTAGTGGTATAAAACTAGCAAGCATGAGCATAAGGCCTATAAGTGCAGGGGTTAGTTTTACGATAAAAAGTGTAAGTGCTACTACTAAGATTTTAAGGGGGTTATCTGTTGCAGGAAAAGTTTTAGGTAGGATGTCAGTATTTACTATGGTTCCTGATATTGTGTTTTCATTGCATCAATCCTTATACGGTAGAACAATGGAAGCGCAAGCAATAGCAGCACAAATTCCCATATCTAATATCGATCGTACTAAAATATTTTTTTCAAATTACGAAAAAGCAATATACGAAGACTATATAAGGAAAAAGAGTTATTTAAACACTGTGAAAAGCAATGCCATAAATTACCTTAATTCTGATCCTAATATAGCTGCAGTTGTGCAGTATGTTACTAGCATTGAAGAAAAATATAGTGAGATCATTCAAACCGTTGAAAAAAAACTTGCATGTATGGGAAGAGGGATCGGTTGCCAGGATCAGTGGGTATGTGGATTAGAAAAAAGATATGAGAGTATCTCTTTCAATAAGGTTAATACGACTTCTAATGTAAAAGATGATTTATCTTCATTAAATATATCTAGACCTCTCGACTTAGAATTTTATCAGCTGGATGACATAGGCGCTACAAGATTTAAGAGTACTAAAAAATATGAAGAGTTTCTTGCAAAACAAGAAAAGAAAAAAGTTTATTTGATTAGTAAAGAGGCAAAGTATCTTCCCCATATAACTCAAGACGAGTACAATAGCGGGCTGAGAGTCGTAATGGCCCCATCAGGACATTTAATACCACAACATCAATGTAGTGGCATAATTAATGAACAACGTATATTCCGGCCCTACGTTTTGGATAAGGTATATATGCCTTGCAATACTGGCAAAACCTATAAAAATTGTCAAGAGAGCTTTACTCTCTCAGGTGAACCTTTTATTTTTACTAGTCCAACAAGAAAAGAGCATAGTAATACAAAAAAGCAAACATTTCCTAGAGGATCAGTATTATATATTTCAGGACCTAAAACATTAACAGCAGCAGCAAATTATCCAGCAGTAATGCATATTCCAGAGGGTAGTAATATACGTTATGTTGGCTCAAAAAATAATGAAACTATTTTTATTATTAATGACTATACGTCTGGTACTCTTGAAGGTGGACCAGGAAAAGAAAATACTCTAGTAATGAATGTTAAGGCCAATGATGTTGTGGCTGATTTAGGTAATGGAATTATAAGTTATGGTAATAGCAATAACATAAGATTGGTTAACACATATAACTACGTATCTAATTCTGACAATAGGCAAAATATTACTACTAACTGCAAGACGACTTTAATTAATGTAAAAAACGCAGAAATTTGGCAAAATTCATTTAACTGTACAGACAAAGATTATGAGGTTAGAGTGGTCAACAAAGAAAATGTGCACCATAGAGGATTGAAGCAAACGATATTTGTTGTTAATGAAAATAGTGATACTGCTAGGATAGTAAGTGGCTTAGGCGATACAGGAAAAGTAAAAGGAAATATTGACGTAATAAGGGTTCAAGTTGCTAATATTACACAGTGGAGGATAAATGAAAATATAGAGGAAAGTGGCTATAACTTAGATCTTTTAACTGATGATATGCAAAGTGTTGTTTCAAGTACTAAAATTGATGATCTTAACAATCTATCAATTGAAGTGAGTTGCGATGGAATAACAGAATCTGTTGCAATACAAGATAAGTCTTTGTCTGATACAGTAGAAGATATGAGATATCAAAAATTGAAAAATTCAGGAAATGGTATTAGTGGAGAGGTAGTACAAAATAGCGAAAAAAAGTTAAAAGCATTCATACAAGCAGGTATTCTAGATCAAGAATTGCCTAATACTTATCAACTTGCAAAAGATATTGCTAACAACAATAATTTTGACATACCAGTATCTCAAATAGAAGTCGTTAAAAATCACATGGGAACACCTAGTGAAAAAGTGATAATTGCTGGCATGTACTCAGATCAGGTAGTTGTTGATTTTAGCTATAATAATTCTGATGTTACAAGTAGTTATCAAAAATACCGTAATAATGGAGGTAATTATAATTATGATGATTATATGATGCTATGTAATTACTATCAAGACATTACGGTAGAGGGAGAGAAAGGGCAACACCAGTATATTATCAAACTACCAGATACATTAAATAGCAAAAATTCATCGTCGCCGGTAAGGCTCAATCTGAAAATAAAAAACAAAGCAGCACCTATACCTTACAGTATCATTGACTTCTGTAAGTTAAGTGTGACAGATGTTGATAGTATAAGCATACAAGAAGGTGAAAGGGTTTATAGAAACGAATGTTATAACAAGTCAATCTCTGACCTTACAGAGGATAGCTTAGAGATAAAAGGTGTTACAATACTTGACAGCAAAGGTACTGAATGGTTTTTATCTATCGGTTTAGTTGATTACTTAAAAAGTCCAAAACATCAAAGAATTGTGTTACAAATAAACAATCAGATTTATAAAATTGATAGTATAAACTTAAAGCTTAAGCATGTAGAGATGAATCCTAATTTCTTTAGGTATTACCAGCCAGGTGAACAAGGGTTACAGATTTATCATAATAAACCTATTGACAAGAATGATGTTGGTTTAATCTCTTTTAGAGATAAATCTATATTGGATTTTGATATGGTGATTGCTGATAATAGTTTAGTGTTATTAAATAGGAATAATACCTTAGCAAAAGTAGAAGATTGGAAAACTTATCAACCAGCAAGAGAGATGAAATTTGCTTTTAATGATACAATGGTTTCTAATGTAAGATGCATAGGTTTTACTTGTAATCCAGAAAGTGTAATAGTGAGTTTTAATAAGAAGAAAGTAAGTTTATTAAAAGAGCAGGTATTTAATGCAACAGTGCAAAACGATATTAGTAAAGCTGAAGATTTAATTAAAAAAATTGGGAATATTGATGTTAAAAATAAGGATAAATCAACACTTTTGTATGTTGCTATTCAAGCCGGTAGGTTGGACATAGTAGAAACTCTTTTTGATAGAAAGTATTTTAGTGTTAAAGATCAAAACATCCATTCTCTGCACTTAGCTGTTCAGGAAGGTAAATTAAATATAGCTAAGTTTCTTGTTAATAAAGGTGCTGATACTGATTCTAAAGATAGCAACGGTAGAACACCTTTACGTATAGCGGCTTACAATGGTGATTTAGATATGGTTAAATTCTTCCTTGATAAGAATTCGAGTATTGAGGTTGAAAATGATGATCCATATAAGATGATAAAAGTAGCTAGGAGTGTAAAGAAGAAAATTATCAGTAAACCAGATACTGCACCTAACGTAAAAAGATGGGCAGAGTTTTTTGTAGAGAAGCTAAGATATTCAATAAAAGGTGTAGCAAAGAAAGAGTTGGAGAAAAGCATGTTGAATTCTTATAAAGCTTTGAATATTAAACTTGCTAATAAGATTTATAATTTTGATAAAAAGTTATTTGATGAACTAACTAAAGAAGTTGTGAATGATGTATATGGAAAGGTAGATACAAAAGAAATATTAACTTGCATAGGAAGTCATAATGACATTGGTCAGCGTATATCAGGTTATGTGGCTGTGTTTAACATAATGCAGAGAAATAACGATTTAAATAATAGTGGAATATTTAAGCTATCTTACTCTATTAAAGAAATAATGAACTCTGATAACTATGCTAATCTTGATTCAGAAAAAAGATCTGATCTTGAAAAGCTAAAAGGCAAATTGCCAGAATCATTAAGAAATGCAATATTTTTGTCAAAAGTATGTATTAAGAATATTTATCAAGGTGAATATTTGTATGCTGCTAATAGTTATTTTAATTATGATAAGAACAGAACAAGGGTGTTTACTTGGATTCCGAATGATGAATTAAATAATAAATTTAAGTGGAAGATTCAGCGTGATGGTGACAACTTTAATATAGTAAATGTTGAATTAAATCAATATTTATATGCTGCTAACAATTACTTCAATTATGACAGCAATAGAAGAAGTGTATTTACTTGGGTTCCAGGTGGGTGGGTTACACAAGGTGTGTGGAAGATTGAGCTCAGCGGTGATAAATGTGATATAAAGAATGTTGAGCATAATGAGTATTTGTATGCTGCTGATTATGGTAAATATGATCAAGAGAGAAGAAGTGTATTTAGTTGGATTCCAGGTGGTAAGATTATACAAGGTGAGTGGAGGATTGAAGATTGTGAATTGAATACAGGTACAATTTTGAATGGAAGAATAAGGGCACTTCCTCTTTCTAATGTTTCTGTGGATAGTTATTTTGGAGAAGATATTAATAGTATAGATGAAAATGGTTGGACACAACTACACCTAGCTGCATGGGAAGGTCGGGTAGATGTTGCTGATTCTTTAATAAAAAAGGGTGCTAATATTAACGCTGAGAATGTATTTGGTAGAAAGCCTATACATGTTGCTGCTGAAAGTAATAATACAAACATCATAGAATTTTTTTTCAGTAAGGGAATGAGCATTGATGATGTTGACAGATATGGTCGAACACCACTATACTGTGCTTCTTGGAATGGTCACTTAAGTGTAGTACAGTACCTTATAGAAAAGGGAGCTGATATTAATGCTCAGAACAAAGGTGGTGAGACATCGCTGGATGCTGCTACTGATCGAAAACATGACGATGTTGTAGGATATTTAAAACGAGCGCAGCTAGGTCAAGGATTGCTTATTGCAGCAAAGTACGGTGATCTCAATGAAGTTAAAGGTCTTATAAATCAAGAAGCTAGCTTAGATGCTAAGTATAGTAATGGTGAGACTGTTATGCATTTTGCTGCTTATGGCGGTAATTTGGATATAGTAAAATATCTTGTAGTAGATGCAAAAAATAGTTTAGAGATTAAAGATAATAGTGATAGAGTTCCCCTGCACTATGCTGCTTACAATGGTAAGCTAGATGTGGTAAAATATTTTATAGACGAAAAGAAAGTTGATGCTAATATAAAAGATAAAGATGGATGTACACCTCTGTACTGGGCTTCTTGGAGTGGCCATCTGGATGTAGCAGAGTATCTTGTAAATAAGGGAGCAGATATTAGTGCTAAGGGTAAGGATGGTAAAACACCGCTAGATATTGCTAGAAATAAAGGCCACAGCAATATTGTGGATTATTTAGATGAAGAACTCAATAAAAAAGGAGGAAAATCTGTAAAACGCAACCGCCGTCATCATCATGGGGATCACAATCGTCATCATAATTACTTATCACAAAAACCTCTTGCTATAGATTTAAGTAATCAACCTAAGATAGCAGCAAGTAGTGGGGCAAGACCATCTTCATGGATAAATAATTGTATTTCTTGGGCAAAGAAATTAGCAGCCAGCACTTTCTCTATAATTCCTGCATTACCCTCTCAATACAACATCGCAGACAAGAATAATGTAAAAAGTGATAATAAAAACATACCACAAAGTACATCATCTGTTGGTTGGAATAAATTCCTAAATAATCAAAATATTGCTCTTGCGAGTTGTGTTGCCGATGCATTAGATAATACTCCAAGTAGGCGCTATCAAGGTTTAATGAGTAAAGGAGTAGAAGTTGTGCCAAGCAGCAGAGTTGCAGTTGAACTTGCTCTTAAAAAATTTAATTCATTTGTAGAAGATAAAATAAGAAACCTAGAATCAAAAGAACAAGCTAGAATACATGTTGAACTTAAAGATGCATATCCAGAAATAATAGCAAGCTTGGAAAGAGGAGTTGAATTTAGTGGTAATGTTGGGTTAGATAATGTTTTAGAAAAGTGCAAGAAGTGCTTTTGTACAAATGTCTTGCCAAAGGATAAAGTATCAACTTGTCTTTCTGAGATAGGAGTAACCAAGCTTGGAGATAATATCAATAGGTAG